The genomic region CTCGGAAACGGCTCTGTCCAACAATCTCGTTCTAGCGTATTTGAAATCTCCAGTGTAGACAAGGTTGTGCACACCATCTCCTATGTGAAGATGGGCCATTGCTGAACCGATGATATGCCCTGCATTATAGAAGGTGAGCCTTATATCCGGAGCTATATCCGTAACTTCCTCGTAATCTAGGGTAATGGTATGGAGTAACTCCTTTCTAACTTCCTTAGCGGAATATGGCAGAGGTCTTCCTTCCTTATCTGCCACGTCAAGTAGATCCAACTGCATTAAGGCCATTATGTCTCTAGTGGGCTGAGTTGTGTACACCGGACCGTCATATCCGTACTTGAAAAGAAATGGGATCATTCCGCTGTGATCCAGGTGGGCATGGGTCAATACCACAGCGTCCAGGTCCTCCAATCTCAACTGGTCAATATCCAGCTTCGGAAACATCCTTTCTCCAAAGTTCACGCTCGGATTCACTCCCACGTCCATCAACACCCTGCTTTCAGGGGTCTCCACCAGAACTGCTGATCTCCCAACCTCTTGGAAGGCTCCCAGGGCAGTTACCCTCACGTATCTGTCCTTAAATAGTATCTCCCTGTGTATCCTCTCTCCAAAGGTCTTGAGCATCTTCGCCCTATACTCAGTTTCGTTGTATATGTGGGTGAGAACTCCCTCTACGGTTCTGGACTTGATGGGTGGTTCTCTTATGATTACAGGCCTCCAGTAAGTATCCATGAAAATCTTCTGTTGGATTAGACCTCTTTTACCTATTACCAGTCCAGGCTTCTTTGCCTTTATGAGAACCTCTCCTAGTTCATCGTCAAACTTTATATCAGAAATTTGAGCTTCTGCTGGAACAAAATTCTTTATTATTTCTATCGTCTCCTTTTTATCCTTTCTGACACTGTTATCAGCTTTGATTACAATCCTTTTCTTTATTTCCTTTACTATCTTCTTTATTAGGTCCATTTTATCGCTAAGAACTGACGGATTCTTAACATACACTGCGATTTCTGGACCCTCGAACTCAATTCTTGTGATTTGAGCCTCCTTTGGAATTCCATTGTATATGGACGATATTATACCTAACCTAAAATTGGACACTTATCTCACCAAAAACAAAGAAATCTAACAGGCATAGGTAACTCTTTATTATATTTAAATCTTCTTTCATAGTATGGAGATTCATGAGCATATCATTGAGCTCCCAAAGAAGGTCTACGTAGGCAACGGAATCCTGTCAAAACTCAGGGACTATCTCTTTCAGCTTAACGTGTTAGAACCAGTCCTAGTCGTTACTGGACCCAATGTAAGGAAAATTGTAATTGATGAGGTTGCAAAAGGGCTGAACGAAATAGGTAAAATAGAATTTATTGAGGTATTGGATTCCTCTATCGACGAGGTCAACAGAGTAGAGGAAAAGGCTAAGCAACTCAACCCTAAGTTTGTCCTGGGCATTGGAGGTGGGAAGACCATAGATGTAGCGAAGTATGTGGCGTATAAACTAAACGTAAATTTCATCAGTATTCCCACAGCCCCTTCCCATGATGGGATAACCTCTCCCTTTGCATCAATAAAGGGGCTTGGAAAGCCTGTCTCAGTTAAGGCAAAAATGCCCTATGCAATCATTGCTGACATAAATGTTCTCAGTTCTGCACCTAGGAGGCTCATAAACTCTGGAATTGGAGATACTATTGGAAAGCTGGTTGCTGTTAGGGATTGGAAGCTCGCATCAAAGTTGACGGGAGAATATTACGGAGATTACACTGCGTCATTGGCTCTGCTCTCGGCCAAGCACGCACTAAGTTGTACCAGAATAATACATAGGGATTTGAAGTATAGCGTTAGCCTGCTAACTGAGGCCCTCATAAGTAGCGGAGTCGCAATGGGTATGGCCGGAAGCACTAGGCCAGCTAGCGGGTCTGAACATCTGTTTGCGCATGCTGTAGATCTACTTCAACCAAATGCTGCATTACACGGCGAGCTTGTCGGAATGGGTTCCATTATAATGGCATATATTCATGGAATAAATTGGAGAGAAATAAGGAATGCCCTAGACAGGATTGGGGCGCCGACAACTGCTAAGCAGCTGGGAATTCCCAACGACGTAATCATAAAGGCTCTTACCATAGCTCACACCATAAGGCCTGAAAGATATACGATACTAGGTGATAGGGGATTGACTTGGGCATCTGCTGAAAAAGTAGCAAGAGACACCGGAGTTATTGAGTGAGAAAAGCCTTAGTATAGGACTCCTGATACACCACCACAACGTCCTCCAGAACATACTTGATGATGTCCCTGGCCAGAAGTAGTTTTCTGGTTTGCAGGTCTTCTAGTAGAAATATCTTTTCGGGTATGGTGATCTTCAATGTCTTCTGATCTTCAGACAGTTCAGCCGAGGGTAGCTCTACACCCGAAAACCATCTATTGATCAATGCCTGTATCTTTTCCTTAACATCGGTCACCTGTTTCACTACTTTTACCTTGTACACTAGGGTCTTTCCAGCAAGGGGATGATTGAGATCTATGTAAACTCTACCTCCACTCACGCTCTTTATTGTCCCGACTGAACCGTCAGAGAATCTCACAGGCATGCCTGGGTAGGGGGTTATCCCCTGCTTTCTAACCTCCCCCAGGGGCATAACCTTAACCTTGGAGGGGTCCCTCTGGCCGTAGGCATTCTCGGGTGGTATTTCTATTTCTTTCTCCTCATTTAGCTCAAAATTGTATAGGCTATCCTCAAGACCTTTAATTAACCTATGTTCTCCTAAGATGACCAGCTGGGGTTCATATTTCTTGCCTTCGCTGTATATGTTAGCTTTTTTTGCCTCTTCCTCTATTGTAGTATCTACGAGCTCTCCTGTATTTTTAACTTTTCCCGTGTAATCTATGTAAATAAAGTCCTTCTCTTTGAACATGATAACCAATGCTCATAAGGCAGTGAAATTTTAAAATTAGTTCCCGCATCAATATCTCGGAATAATATGGTTATATTAAATATTATTTGAGAGAGTCAAAAATATGGAGGTTAGGTTATGATCTTTGACGTAACGCCTTTGGAAAGACTATGATGATAAAATTCAGATTTTGCTATTTCGTGGGCCCGGAGGGATTTGAACCCTCGACCACGCGGTTATGAGCCGCGCGCTCTACCTAGCTGAGCTACGGGCCCACTTCACCCTAATAGGGCATTTTGACTTTTAAGGCTTACGACCGGGTAAATCGCGGACATGCATTGCTTTCTAAGCCTTTACTTTGCGCCCTATAGATAAGTAGTAATTGAAGTAAAAATCCATTTTTCCTCATCAAGGAAGAGTCAAAAATTAGCTTGGAAAGGTAGTTCTGATAATTATTAGTCATGCTCTTTCGAAGAAGAAATGGCATACAAATTTATACTATACTGTATCGTTGATCTCATGAATTATCGTATTAAGGATATATCCCTTGCGGATCAGGGTCAAGCCCAACTAGAGTGGGCAGAACTGCATATGCCAGCTCTCATGAGCATACAAAGGGAATTAGAGAGAACGAAACCTCTAAAAGGAGTAAGAATTGCAGCAGTATTACATGTTACCAAGGAAACTGGAGTTCTAATGAAGACCCTTAAACTTGCTGGTGCAGAGGTATCCCTAGCAGCTAGCAATCCCCTGTCCACTCAAGATGACATAGCTGCTGCGCTGGTGAAAAAATATGAGATCAACGTGTTTGCATGGAAAGGAGAAAACGAGCAGGACTACTATGACAACATAAGGTCAATTGTGGAGACTAAACCGCAAATAGTAATGGATGATGGTGGAGATCTACATGCTTACTTACACGAGAATAACCTTTACAGTAACGTGATAGGTGGCACCGAGGAGACGACTACTGGCGTGGTTAGGCTAAAGGCCATGGAAGAGGATGGTGTTCTGAAGTATCCAGTTATTGCCGTAAATAACGCGTTCACCAAATATCTCTTTGACAATAGATTCGGTACTGGACAGAGCGCAATTGACGGAGTTCTTAGGGCAACTAACATTCTAATAGCCGGAAAGATATGCGTGGTTGCAGGCTACGGTTGGGTAGGTAGGGGAATAGCTTCTAGACTCAGGGGGCTTGGGGGTAGAGTAATAGTGGTAGAAGCTAACCCATTAAGGGCATTAGAGGCCGTGATGGAAGGATTCGAAGTGATGACCATGAAAGAGGCATCTAAGATAGGAGACTTATTTATCACGGCCACAGGTAATATTAGGGCAATATCTAAGGAGCACATCCTTAATATGAAGGACGGAGCGATCCTTGCCAATGCGGGTCATTTCAACGTGGAAATAGATGTCGATGGGCTAAGAAAGATGGCTAAGAGCAGGAGGATCATTAGGCCATATACCGAGGAAAATGTATTGTCCGATGGAAGGAGAATATACCTTCTGGCAGATGGAAGATTAGTGAATTTAGCTGCGGGTGAAGGACATCCCAGCGAGGTTATGGACCTTAGTTTCTCGAACCAGGCTCTATCTGTACTTTACATCTACCAGAACAGAGGGTCCCTAATGCCAAAAGTCTATGATGTTCCCCAGGATATCGATGAGAGAGTAGCTAAATTAAAACTAGACTCGATGGGAATACAAGTGGAGCAACTAACAAAGGAACAGGTTGAATATTCTAAACAATGGAGATATGGTACCTAAACCTTTTTAACTATAAATGATTATTTCAATGTATTATTAATCTAGAATTAAGACCTTAATCAAAACATTAATCTTGATCGTCGCAATTAGTAGATACATGACATGGGAACTCTCCTGTCGAAAATTATAAGTACTATTCATATGAGGATTGATTGGTGCTTGCGTTGATGGAAGAGGAATGGGAAGACATAGAGGAAGAGGAATGGGAAGACATAGAGGAAGAGGAAGATTGGGAAGAGGATGAATGGTAAAGTAAAAGAGAGATAATTTTTGTTTTTTGCGGGAGGTGTGCTACTTGAGGGTTGCAGTCATTAATTATGACTCCTGTAAACCCGATAAATGCTCGATAGAATGTGTTAGGTTCTGTCCCATAAATAGGGCTGGGAGCAAGGCCATAGAGATAGATCAAAGCAAGCTAGGTAAACCCGTTGTCTATGAGGAAACGTGTATTGGATGTAACATCTGCGTAAAGAAGTGTCCCTTTGAGGCGATATCCATAGTAAATGTACCAGATAATTTTAGTAAAGAAATTATCCATAGATATGGAACTAATGGATTTGAACTCTTTGGTCTTCCCATTTTAAAGAGCGGCTACGTTATAGGCCTCTTGGGCAAAAATGGAGCAGGTAAAACTACCATACTGAAGATATTGAGCGGCGAGATAATACCTAATTTTGGGGAAGTCGAGAAACAACCTAGTATAGATACAGTCCTTCAAAAATTTAAGGGAAAAGAATTATTTTCCTATTTTTATGATTTATATAATAAAAAATTAAGAGTAGTCCATAAAATTCAGTATGTGGAATATGCCTCCCGCTTGCTAAAGGGAGAGGTTTCTCAACTTCTGAGGAAGGTAGATGAGCGAGGTAAACTAGACGAGATAAGAGAACTGCTCTTCATGAATTCCATTTGGAATAAGGAAATTTCGACCCTCAGTGGAGGAGAACTACAGAAAACGCTGATTGCGGCCGCCTTGGCCAGAGAGGCGAACGTTTATGCCATAGACGAGCCATCTTCCTATCTAGATGTCAGGGAAAGGATTAACGTAGCTAAGGGAATAAGGGAACTCACGAAGGGAAAATACGTAGTTACCGTAGATCATGATTTAATAGTCCTTGATTATATTGCAGATTTTGTCTCAATTATTTATGGTGAAAGTGGAGTGTATGGAAAAGTATCAAAAACATATTCTACCAGGGTTGGAATCAACAACTTCCTTAACGGATACCTCCCGGCTGAAAACATGAGAGTTATGGATCATAAGATACAATTCTATCTAAAGGATGTTACAGATTTGGACTTAGCTAAAAACTCCGCAGAGAAAGTGCGCTGGAGCAACATAACTAAGACCCTAGGAGATTTCTCACTCAACACGGAGCAAGGTTTCGCTAGAGAAGGTGAAGTCATAGGAATCGTGGGTCCCAACGGAATAGGTAAAACGACGTTTATCAGAATCCTGGTAGGGGAGATAGAACCAGATTCGGGCTCTATCGTGCCTACAGGACTTACCTTATCCTATAAGCCACAACGTATAGTTCCTGACTACGAAGGAACTGTGAGGGAATATCTAGAGTCGGTCAGTAAGGATATATTATCTACTTCCTCTTGGTTTTATACTGAGGTTACGCGAAGACTTCGACTTCATAAGCTCTTGGACTCCAACGTTAAGGATCTTAGCGGAGGAGAATTGCAGAAGCTCTACGTAGCGGGGGCTCTAGCCAAGGAAGCACATATATACTTGCTAGACGAACCCTCCTCGTATCTTGACGTGGAAGAAAGGTACGTGGTAGCTAAGGCTATAAAGAGGATTACAAGGGAAAGAAAGAGCGTTTCGTTCGTTGTAGATCATGATCTCGCTATCCACGATTATATCGCCGATAGACTCATTGTTTTCACTGGAACTCCAGGTAAAAGTGGTCATGCCAGCGAACCCCTATCCTTGAGCAAGGGAATGAATACGTTCCTTAAGGAAATTGGGCTCACCTTCAGAAGAGATGCTGAGAGCGGAAGACCTAGGGCAAATAAGATAGGAAGTTACCTTGATAGGCTCCAAAGAGAAAGGAACGAGTACTATTCTACAGAAACTGTCGCGGACTAACTGTTTAGATGAATTAGAAAGGGGCTAAAGGGTCAGATATCCTTTCGCCTTAACTTTTCTTCAATAAGACTTTTTATTTGTTGAACCTGTAAACAGTGTCATGAGATCTACTGTTAGTGTAATCAAGGCAGATATTGGAAGTTTAGCTGGACATCACGTGGTACATCCAGATACAATGGCAGCTGCCAACAGAGTTTTAGCAGAGGCTAAAAGACAGGGTATAATCCTTGACTACTACATTACCAATGTAGGTGATGATCTAGAACTAATAATGAGTCACACTAGGGGAGAATTGGATACCAAAGTCCATGAAACTGCCTGGGATGCATTCAAGGAAGCTACTAAGGTATCCAAGGAATTGGGTCTATATGCAGCGGGTCAGGATCTACTTTCGGACTCGTTTTCTGGTAACCTAAAGGGAATGGGTCCTGGGATTGCAGAACTAGATATAGAGGAAAGACCTTCAGAACCAATTGCCATTTTCATGGCCGATAAAACTGAACCAGGAGCGTTCAACTTGCCTCTTTATAAGATGTTTGCAGATCCATTCAACACAGCAGGCCTAGTTATAGATCCCACAATGAATGAAGGATTCAAGTTCGAGGTATTGGACGTGTATGAGGGGCAAAGCGTGGTTTTGAACAGTCCTGAAGAGATGTACTCGCTATTGGGATTAATAGGGACCCCAGCAAGGTATGTGATAAGGAGAGTTTACAGGAAGGCTGATAATATGATCGGATCAGTGACCTCCATAGAGAGATTGAATCTGATAGCGGGGAAGTACGTGGGTAAGGATGATCCTGTCCTTATAGTAAGATTACAGCACGGTTTTCCGGCTCTTGGAGAGGCACTGGAGGCATTTTCATTCCCATACCTAGTCCCTGGATGGATGAGGGGAAGCCATTATGGCCCCATCATGCCAGTATCGCAAAGGGATGCCAAGGCAACCAGATTTGATGGACCTCCAAGGCTCATAGGGCTAGGCTTCAATGTTAAGAATGGAAAGTTAACCGGACCCTCCGATCTATTTGATGATCCCGCCTTCGACGAGACTAGAAGAATGGCATCCGTTATAACTGACTATATGAGAAGACACGGACCCTTTATGCCGCATAGACTAGAGCCAACAGAAATGGAATACACGACTTTGCCAACACTAATAGAAAAACTAAAGCCTAGATTTAAGAAGGAAGAGGATGTGAAGAAGGCCAAACCTAGTGTTTATACATCAAAGGATCAAGGAATGGACTAAATTTATTTTACTCGACGATAAACAACTCTTGGGTGATTACGTGGGTAATATATATACGAGGGACATAAAGAGAATCGGTCAACAAATATACGAGCTTTATAAAGACCAGATTACCACTGACTACGAGAAGAACAAAGAATTAGTGAAACAGGTAGTTGATGTATATTCTAAGAAGGTTAGAAACAGGATAGCAGGATATATAACCAGGAAGGCGAAACAAGCAAGCAGACCTGTTGAAGTCACCGAGCAACAAGAAGAATTAGAGGAGTGAGATGGTTAAAGTAGTGCTTAGAGGTCCGTTGGTATCAATTTTTAGTGGAAATGAATTCTCGGTGAAAGGTGATAATCTCATTTCTATACTTTCAAAAATTGACAAAAGAGGAATTATAGTTAGTGACGGGAGAATTAAGCCTGGTTACCTTATCCTAGTTAATGGGATGGATTTTAGACTTTTAAAAAAAGAGGTTTTGGAAGACTCAGATACTGTAGATATTATTCCCATAAATCACGGTGGATGAGTTGGAAATATTGGAATTGACAGTAGGAAACGGATTAGATGTTAGATCTCTCATTAAATATGATGAGAATTGTGTAACACAAGTGGTGTTGAGGTTACCCCCAGTCTCCGTAATCAGACAGGCATGTTACATTTTCTTTAATGGGAAGTACAAAACCAAAATAAGGGATAAGACCCTCTATTTCCTTACCTTACTTAACTCCACGGATCAACTAAGTATTGCGATGAGGAACACGGTTCCAAAGGACTATGAAGGCATAGCATACCTTATAAAATGTTGCAAAAGCGATATAATAACTGATCAACTCAAAATATCATCCAATCAGGAAAGAATTAGTTTGAGCATGAACGCTGTACTTTCGCTTGGGTGAGACACAATAACATATTTTCAACATCACTAGATGTGGTCAAGACTCCCACCCATTCTACTCATTTTGATTGGGTTACTAATACTTCTTAGTTCTCTGATTCATTTTCAGTTAATATACGTTGTATTACCTTTGATTCCCATAATTTTAGTGGCAATTCTTTCTAGGATAAAGAAAGTTACAACGCTGAGTAGTAGAATCTTTGACAAGCAGAACGTGTTCGAAATACAGTCAAATAATCGTACTTTCACGGGAATTATGCTCAAATTAAATGGAAAGATTGAACTAAATAAAGAGAATATCAACTTTCAAAGAGAATTGGAATCTCTTATGGAGACCTTAGGTAGGAGAGATGTTGGATTTGAGTATTATGTTATAACGAGCTTATCGAAAAAGAGGACATCATCATCCTTAATAGTATTAAAAGAATGTAGCGATTGCAAGGAAGAAGTAATTCAAGAGGTGCAAAATATAAGAAACCTCTCAAACGCAATTGCACCTCACATACAGCTTGACGTAATTTCCTCCTCAGAGGTGGCTGTTCCATTGCCTAAAGGATGGGGGGATTTATCCTTTGCCAGGATCTATGAACGTGTAATAGACTCTCCAAAGAATACCCTTCTTATAAACGAGTATGATGTGGATCTAGGATCTATGAAAACTGAGGTTGCGGAGATTAAAACCGGGATAAAGATTAAAGACCTTACCAGACATATTGCAATATTTGGCACTACAGGTAGCGGAAAATCTACAACTGCTATACTTCTCGCTAAAAAATTAATTAATAAAGGCATTTCAGTTACTATACTGGATTGGCATGGGGAACATGTTGGAAAAATTCCAGACCTAAGGGTAGCAAACGTAGATAATCCTATAAGAATTAACCCGTTAAAATTAGGTGACATAGAGGAAGTAGTGGAGATTTTAGGAGATGTTCTAAGACTTACCGATCCACAAAGATTTCTTCTGTATTCTGTTTTACTGAAAATGAGAAGAGCCAATAAATTCGACATGAAAATGCTAATTTCTATTCTCAGGAATATAGAGGAAAGTAGCAATTGGATGAGAGAAGTAAAATATGGTCTATTGAGGAAAATTTATCTATTATTTACTAAGGAAGCTAAGCTGATATTTGACGATAAGATAGATAATGCAAGAGTCGAGGAAACTCTTTTCAACTCTATTGTTGATTTAAGCTTTATTAGGAACATTAGGCTCAGAAGAATATATGGTTTAATGATAATCAAATTGATGTCAGATTATTTCATGAAGAGTAAACCCATG from Metallosphaera sedula DSM 5348 harbors:
- a CDS encoding beta-CASP ribonuclease aCPSF1 is translated as MSNFRLGIISSIYNGIPKEAQITRIEFEGPEIAVYVKNPSVLSDKMDLIKKIVKEIKKRIVIKADNSVRKDKKETIEIIKNFVPAEAQISDIKFDDELGEVLIKAKKPGLVIGKRGLIQQKIFMDTYWRPVIIREPPIKSRTVEGVLTHIYNETEYRAKMLKTFGERIHREILFKDRYVRVTALGAFQEVGRSAVLVETPESRVLMDVGVNPSVNFGERMFPKLDIDQLRLEDLDAVVLTHAHLDHSGMIPFLFKYGYDGPVYTTQPTRDIMALMQLDLLDVADKEGRPLPYSAKEVRKELLHTITLDYEEVTDIAPDIRLTFYNAGHIIGSAMAHLHIGDGVHNLVYTGDFKYARTRLLDRAVSEFPRVDTLIMETTYGAQLQTNRDESEKQLIDVINKTLNRGGKVLIPVLAVGRGQEIMLVINDAMKRKLIPEVPVYVTGLFDEVTAIHTAYPEWLGKEVRDSILFRDENPFTSEFFKRIEGYREDIAEGEPSIILATSGMLNGGPAVEFFKQLAPDPKNSLIFVSYQAEGTLGRKVRDGAREIQIIGRDGRVDNIKVNLETTPIDGFSGHSDRRQLLKFLEDLTPKPRNIILNHGEASAIREFKKNIENFRERERLGLRSANIYSPAILDSIRLDKTS
- a CDS encoding NAD(P)-dependent glycerol-1-phosphate dehydrogenase, translated to MEIHEHIIELPKKVYVGNGILSKLRDYLFQLNVLEPVLVVTGPNVRKIVIDEVAKGLNEIGKIEFIEVLDSSIDEVNRVEEKAKQLNPKFVLGIGGGKTIDVAKYVAYKLNVNFISIPTAPSHDGITSPFASIKGLGKPVSVKAKMPYAIIADINVLSSAPRRLINSGIGDTIGKLVAVRDWKLASKLTGEYYGDYTASLALLSAKHALSCTRIIHRDLKYSVSLLTEALISSGVAMGMAGSTRPASGSEHLFAHAVDLLQPNAALHGELVGMGSIIMAYIHGINWREIRNALDRIGAPTTAKQLGIPNDVIIKALTIAHTIRPERYTILGDRGLTWASAEKVARDTGVIE
- a CDS encoding peptidylprolyl isomerase; translation: MFKEKDFIYIDYTGKVKNTGELVDTTIEEEAKKANIYSEGKKYEPQLVILGEHRLIKGLEDSLYNFELNEEKEIEIPPENAYGQRDPSKVKVMPLGEVRKQGITPYPGMPVRFSDGSVGTIKSVSGGRVYIDLNHPLAGKTLVYKVKVVKQVTDVKEKIQALINRWFSGVELPSAELSEDQKTLKITIPEKIFLLEDLQTRKLLLARDIIKYVLEDVVVVYQESYTKAFLTQ
- the ahcY gene encoding adenosylhomocysteinase; the encoded protein is MNYRIKDISLADQGQAQLEWAELHMPALMSIQRELERTKPLKGVRIAAVLHVTKETGVLMKTLKLAGAEVSLAASNPLSTQDDIAAALVKKYEINVFAWKGENEQDYYDNIRSIVETKPQIVMDDGGDLHAYLHENNLYSNVIGGTEETTTGVVRLKAMEEDGVLKYPVIAVNNAFTKYLFDNRFGTGQSAIDGVLRATNILIAGKICVVAGYGWVGRGIASRLRGLGGRVIVVEANPLRALEAVMEGFEVMTMKEASKIGDLFITATGNIRAISKEHILNMKDGAILANAGHFNVEIDVDGLRKMAKSRRIIRPYTEENVLSDGRRIYLLADGRLVNLAAGEGHPSEVMDLSFSNQALSVLYIYQNRGSLMPKVYDVPQDIDERVAKLKLDSMGIQVEQLTKEQVEYSKQWRYGT
- a CDS encoding ribosome biogenesis/translation initiation ATPase RLI, with the protein product MRVAVINYDSCKPDKCSIECVRFCPINRAGSKAIEIDQSKLGKPVVYEETCIGCNICVKKCPFEAISIVNVPDNFSKEIIHRYGTNGFELFGLPILKSGYVIGLLGKNGAGKTTILKILSGEIIPNFGEVEKQPSIDTVLQKFKGKELFSYFYDLYNKKLRVVHKIQYVEYASRLLKGEVSQLLRKVDERGKLDEIRELLFMNSIWNKEISTLSGGELQKTLIAAALAREANVYAIDEPSSYLDVRERINVAKGIRELTKGKYVVTVDHDLIVLDYIADFVSIIYGESGVYGKVSKTYSTRVGINNFLNGYLPAENMRVMDHKIQFYLKDVTDLDLAKNSAEKVRWSNITKTLGDFSLNTEQGFAREGEVIGIVGPNGIGKTTFIRILVGEIEPDSGSIVPTGLTLSYKPQRIVPDYEGTVREYLESVSKDILSTSSWFYTEVTRRLRLHKLLDSNVKDLSGGELQKLYVAGALAKEAHIYLLDEPSSYLDVEERYVVAKAIKRITRERKSVSFVVDHDLAIHDYIADRLIVFTGTPGKSGHASEPLSLSKGMNTFLKEIGLTFRRDAESGRPRANKIGSYLDRLQRERNEYYSTETVAD
- the fbp gene encoding fructose-1,6-bisphosphate aldolase/phosphatase, with the protein product MRSTVSVIKADIGSLAGHHVVHPDTMAAANRVLAEAKRQGIILDYYITNVGDDLELIMSHTRGELDTKVHETAWDAFKEATKVSKELGLYAAGQDLLSDSFSGNLKGMGPGIAELDIEERPSEPIAIFMADKTEPGAFNLPLYKMFADPFNTAGLVIDPTMNEGFKFEVLDVYEGQSVVLNSPEEMYSLLGLIGTPARYVIRRVYRKADNMIGSVTSIERLNLIAGKYVGKDDPVLIVRLQHGFPALGEALEAFSFPYLVPGWMRGSHYGPIMPVSQRDAKATRFDGPPRLIGLGFNVKNGKLTGPSDLFDDPAFDETRRMASVITDYMRRHGPFMPHRLEPTEMEYTTLPTLIEKLKPRFKKEEDVKKAKPSVYTSKDQGMD
- a CDS encoding 30S ribosomal protein S17e; its protein translation is MGNIYTRDIKRIGQQIYELYKDQITTDYEKNKELVKQVVDVYSKKVRNRIAGYITRKAKQASRPVEVTEQQEELEE
- a CDS encoding ATP-binding protein, with translation MAILSRIKKVTTLSSRIFDKQNVFEIQSNNRTFTGIMLKLNGKIELNKENINFQRELESLMETLGRRDVGFEYYVITSLSKKRTSSSLIVLKECSDCKEEVIQEVQNIRNLSNAIAPHIQLDVISSSEVAVPLPKGWGDLSFARIYERVIDSPKNTLLINEYDVDLGSMKTEVAEIKTGIKIKDLTRHIAIFGTTGSGKSTTAILLAKKLINKGISVTILDWHGEHVGKIPDLRVANVDNPIRINPLKLGDIEEVVEILGDVLRLTDPQRFLLYSVLLKMRRANKFDMKMLISILRNIEESSNWMREVKYGLLRKIYLLFTKEAKLIFDDKIDNARVEETLFNSIVDLSFIRNIRLRRIYGLMIIKLMSDYFMKSKPMVTSLLMIEEAHNFFAHDNDFLEKLISEVRKYGLGLCVISQSPSSISPEVLKNTNIKIIHSIKSDTDKRILAEALSLTPSLYDSLDKLDVGEALLSSPNIKIPVVLKIREEDSKQTK